In the genome of Candidatus Krumholzibacteriia bacterium, one region contains:
- a CDS encoding CoA-binding protein has translation MKQHVFGETGKQRVAVVGASTSRAKYGNRAVRAYRAAGWEVYPVHLTAAAIEGIPAFRSVLDLPERLER, from the coding sequence ATGAAACAGCACGTATTCGGCGAAACGGGCAAGCAGCGGGTGGCCGTGGTGGGGGCCTCCACCAGCCGCGCCAAATATGGCAACCGCGCCGTCCGGGCCTATCGCGCCGCCGGCTGGGAGGTGTACCCGGTGCACCTCACCGCTGCCGCCATCGAGGGGATCCCGGCCTTCCGCAGCGTCCTCGACCTGCCGGAGCGGTTGGAGCG